From the Thunnus albacares chromosome 24, fThuAlb1.1, whole genome shotgun sequence genome, one window contains:
- the LOC122976650 gene encoding tektin-B1-like, whose amino-acid sequence MWQSHTLREDHLRARCNLPQLSTSKSLVASTPLLQVLKLDEAFACALGHDVSRIPSATRGTMRHLTFRHDEVSQHQARISEIIGQVDREIIALEQVKSPAESFLEEKLLYGQLMSECVEVKNNLNTGILVQDPVLIELRKEVQLTKEITEVLQRQICILVDKLSSLKEIHTQLLVDYQDKSAAIKLTTKCIIHDVSSPISHLPADQYKSKHMGYDKWQSHYKDLKLTADSLVTDSSTFRGNLSFTLAKLKNAHECQRRNTHGAMRRKINEMCKVQEGLCWERKQITDEIKDLTKDTQKVAAQIRNCDFQLHQTTHCLDILNQRPRRELCLDLPHLSLMLAKNDLTKMASGLLPKLQCCQHDMEPINRRLSILEDRLATNAEALEIEQKCQNLHQSFLPLHNTTVVIPSKPRFCRSLRSSSPYSFFQ is encoded by the exons ATGTG GCAATCTCACACACTAAGAGAGGACCATTTAAGGGCCAGATGCAACCTGCCACAACTGTCCACCAGCAAGAGCCTGGTGGCGAGTACACCTCTGCTTCAGGTGCTAAAGCTTGATGAGGCGTTTGCCTGTGCCCTGGGTCATGATGTTTCACGGATCCCCTCTGCCACTCGAGGCACCATGAGACACCTAACCTTCAGGCATGACGAGGTCAGCCAGCATCAGGCCCGGATATCTGAGATCATTGGGCAGGTGGACCGGGAAATCATTGCCCTGGAGCAGGTGAAGAGCCCCGCTGAGAGCTTTCTTGAGGAGAAGCTGCTGTATGGTCAGCTCATGAGCGAATGTGTGGAGGTCAAGAACAATTTGAACACAGGAATCCTGGTGCAAGACCCTGTGCTCATCGAGTTGAGGAAGGAGGTGCAGCTGACTAAAGAGATCACAGAAGTGCTCCAAAGGCAGATCTGCATCTTGGTGGATAAACTGAGCTCTCTGAAGGAGATACACACTCAGCTGCTGGTGGACTATCAGGACAAGAGTGCAGCCATCAAGCTTACTACCAAATGCATAATCCATGATGTCAGCTCCCCCATCTCCCACCTCCCTGCTGATCAATACAAGTCTAAACACATGGGCTATGACAAGTGGCAGTCCCACTACAAGGACCTGAAACTGACTGCTGACAGCCTGGTGACAGATTCCTCTACTTTCAGAGGGAACCTGAGCTTCACCCTTGCCAAGCTGAAAAATGCTCATGAGTGTCAACGCCGCAACACACATGGTGCCATGCGAAGAAAGATCAATGAGATGTGCAAAGTCCAAGAGGGGCTATGTTGGGAGAGGAAACAGATCACTGACGAGATAAAGGATCTGACAAAGGACACTCAGAAAGTGGCGGCTCAGATCAGGAACTGTGATTTCCAGCTGCATCAGACCACCCACTGCCTGGACATCCTCAACCAGAGGCCAAGGCGTGAGCTCTGCCTGGACCTGCCCCACCTCAGCCTCATGCTCGCTAAAAATGACCTGACAAAGATGGCATCTGGACTTCTCCCAAAACTGCAGTGCTGCCAACATGACATGGAGCCCATAAACAGGCGACTGTCAATCCTGGAGGACAGACTGGCCACTAACGCTGAAGCCCTGGAGATAGAGCAGAAGTGCCAGAACCTGCACCAGAGTTTCTTGCCCCTGCACAACACCACTGTGGTCATTCCCAGCAAGCCAAGGTTCTGCAGGAGCCTGAGGTCCTCCAGCCCCTACTCATTCTTTCAGTAG